One Pseudomonas entomophila genomic window carries:
- a CDS encoding sugar transferase, translated as MLKRLFDVVAASLGLLILSPVIAIVALLIRRRLGSPVLFRQVRPGLDGKPFEMVKFRTMRDATDSQGNPLPDDLRMTPFGAFLRSSSLDELPELWNVVKGEMSLVGPRPLLMEYVPLYDDEQVRRHEVRPGVTGWAQINGRNALSWEEKFKLDVWYVDNRSLWLDLKIIFLTIRKVVVRDGISAEGEVTMSKFTGSRK; from the coding sequence GGGATTGCTCATCCTGTCGCCAGTGATTGCCATCGTGGCGCTGTTGATCCGACGCCGCCTGGGGTCCCCGGTGCTGTTTCGCCAGGTGCGCCCAGGGCTCGACGGAAAGCCGTTCGAGATGGTCAAGTTCCGTACCATGCGCGATGCCACGGATAGCCAGGGCAACCCGCTGCCCGACGACCTACGCATGACACCGTTCGGCGCCTTCCTGCGCTCAAGCAGTCTCGACGAACTTCCGGAGCTTTGGAACGTGGTCAAGGGTGAGATGAGCCTGGTCGGGCCACGGCCGCTGTTGATGGAGTATGTGCCACTGTATGACGACGAACAGGTTCGTCGCCACGAGGTACGCCCAGGTGTCACCGGGTGGGCGCAGATCAATGGACGTAATGCGCTGAGCTGGGAAGAGAAGTTCAAGCTCGATGTGTGGTATGTCGATAACCGCTCGTTATGGCTCGACTTGAAGATCATCTTCCTTACGATTAGGAAAGTGGTGGTGCGTGATGGCATCAGTGCCGAGGGCGAAGTGACCATGTCCAAGTTCACCGGGTCACGCAAATGA
- a CDS encoding acetyltransferase encodes MSRLAILGASGHGKVVADAAQLSGWSSIEFFDDAWPHVTVNGAWPVVGDSTRLLACAAEFTGVAVAIGNNAVRRQKLTQLKDVGAMLATIIHPAAAVSPHASLGAGSVVLATAVVNPFAEVGEGAILNTGCSVDHDCRLGHCVHVSPGARLAGAVSVGDESWIGIGACVRQQIRIGAQVMIAAGAAVVGDISDNMTVAGVPARALVRK; translated from the coding sequence ATGAGTCGCCTGGCGATTCTCGGAGCCAGTGGCCACGGCAAGGTAGTGGCTGATGCGGCGCAGCTATCCGGCTGGAGCAGCATCGAGTTCTTCGACGATGCCTGGCCGCATGTCACGGTCAATGGCGCCTGGCCGGTGGTGGGTGACAGCACGCGGCTGCTTGCTTGTGCCGCCGAGTTCACCGGTGTAGCGGTTGCCATTGGCAACAATGCGGTGCGACGGCAGAAACTGACGCAGCTCAAGGATGTCGGTGCGATGCTCGCTACCATCATTCATCCTGCGGCCGCAGTCAGCCCGCATGCCAGCCTTGGTGCCGGCAGCGTGGTGCTTGCCACGGCGGTGGTCAATCCGTTCGCTGAGGTGGGCGAGGGTGCCATCCTCAACACCGGTTGCAGCGTCGATCATGACTGCCGGCTGGGGCATTGCGTACATGTAAGCCCCGGGGCCAGGTTGGCCGGCGCAGTGAGTGTCGGGGACGAAAGCTGGATCGGCATCGGCGCCTGTGTTCGCCAACAGATTCGCATCGGTGCCCAGGTCATGATCGCAGCCGGGGCCGCTGTAGTGGGTGATATCTCTGATAACATGACAGTCGCCGGCGTTCCCGCGCGCGCGCTCGTGCGCAAGTAG